From the Halalkalicoccus sp. CGA53 genome, one window contains:
- a CDS encoding cupin domain-containing protein, translating into MSDSENNSRIVNINDSNWTGEDEDGGRWKRLARETGGTHLGCTLEKIQPGGCPANYHYHLANEEALYVIEGRGTLRTPEGNNVIGPGDYVAFPVGEAGAHAVENTSDGVLRCLFFSTMHEPDVIVRPDEKKLYVNAGAAPGKPSEERTFEASFSFGGAPTDRDHRRSS; encoded by the coding sequence ATGAGTGACAGCGAGAACAATTCACGGATCGTCAACATAAACGACTCAAATTGGACGGGAGAAGACGAGGACGGTGGACGATGGAAACGCCTCGCGCGGGAGACGGGTGGAACCCATCTCGGCTGTACGCTCGAAAAGATTCAACCCGGTGGTTGTCCAGCAAATTATCACTATCACCTTGCCAATGAGGAAGCGTTGTACGTTATTGAAGGAAGAGGAACCCTCAGAACCCCTGAAGGGAACAACGTAATCGGGCCGGGGGATTACGTCGCGTTTCCGGTCGGTGAGGCGGGAGCACACGCGGTTGAGAACACGTCGGATGGGGTACTCAGGTGTCTCTTTTTCTCTACGATGCACGAACCCGATGTGATCGTGCGTCCGGACGAGAAGAAATTATACGTAAACGCTGGCGCAGCGCCCGGGAAGCCATCCGAAGAACGAACCTTCGAGGCATCCTTTTCTTTCGGCGGTGCTCCAACTGATAGGGATCATCGTAGGAGTTCGTAG